Proteins co-encoded in one Streptomyces roseochromogenus subsp. oscitans DS 12.976 genomic window:
- a CDS encoding acyl-CoA dehydrogenase family protein, which produces MRFLLDDEQREFGRTLDGLLEAAGTPAVVRAWAAGDTAPGRALWARLAEAGVFALAVPEQHDGLGPLPVELAVAFGELGRHAVPGPLVETVAAAALLDRLGDGDVTRTWLPQIASGKAVVSLCGPGASSPYALDADASDAVFVIDGDTLRVADGHGPVQPSLDPARRLARPHGGTVLAHGPQVIAAAAHAADVAALATAAQALGLGRALLARTVGYVGQRTQFGVAIGSFQSVKHRLADTLIALEFAEPLLHAAALALATADPAAGREIAAAKVSAGEAAYAAARTALQLHGAVGYTEELDLSLWIRKARPLRDAWGTPAACRDRVLAP; this is translated from the coding sequence ATGCGATTCCTCCTCGACGACGAGCAGCGGGAGTTCGGCCGCACCCTGGACGGCCTGCTGGAGGCGGCCGGCACACCGGCGGTCGTACGGGCCTGGGCGGCCGGGGACACCGCACCCGGCCGCGCCCTGTGGGCCCGCCTGGCCGAGGCCGGCGTGTTCGCCCTCGCCGTGCCGGAGCAGCACGACGGGCTCGGCCCGCTCCCCGTCGAACTCGCCGTCGCCTTCGGCGAGCTGGGCCGCCACGCGGTGCCGGGGCCGCTGGTGGAGACGGTGGCCGCGGCCGCCCTCCTCGACCGCCTGGGCGACGGTGACGTGACGCGGACGTGGCTGCCGCAGATCGCCTCCGGCAAGGCCGTCGTCTCGCTGTGCGGACCGGGAGCGAGCAGCCCCTACGCCCTGGACGCGGACGCGTCCGACGCCGTGTTCGTCATCGACGGCGACACGCTGCGGGTGGCCGACGGGCACGGGCCGGTCCAGCCGTCCCTCGACCCGGCCCGGCGACTGGCCCGGCCACACGGCGGAACCGTCCTGGCCCACGGGCCCCAGGTGATCGCGGCGGCCGCGCACGCCGCCGATGTCGCGGCCCTGGCCACGGCCGCCCAGGCCCTCGGGCTGGGCCGAGCCCTCCTCGCCCGCACCGTCGGCTACGTCGGGCAGCGCACCCAGTTCGGGGTCGCCATCGGCTCCTTCCAGTCGGTCAAGCACCGGCTCGCCGACACGCTCATCGCCCTGGAGTTCGCCGAGCCTCTTCTGCACGCCGCGGCTCTCGCGCTGGCCACGGCAGATCCGGCCGCAGGCCGGGAGATCGCAGCGGCGAAAGTCTCCGCCGGCGAGGCGGCGTACGCGGCGGCCCGTACGGCCCTGCAGCTTCACGGGGCCGTCGGATACACCGAGGAGCTGGACCTCTCCCTGTGGATCCGCAAAGCGCGCCCTCTCCGGGACGCATGGGGCACCCCCGCTGCCTGCCGCGACCGCGTCCTCGCCCCCTGA